The Budorcas taxicolor isolate Tak-1 chromosome 5, Takin1.1, whole genome shotgun sequence genome includes a window with the following:
- the PRF1 gene encoding perforin-1: MAARVLFLGILLLLPIPAPAPCYTAARSECQRSLKFVPGSWLAGEGMDVTSLQRSGSFPVDTQRFLRPDGTCTLCRNALQKDVLQRLPLAITDWRAHGAGCKRRVVKLEGRSTEDVAGEAANRIQNNWQVGLDVSPQPSANVRVTVAGSHSQDANFAAQKTHQDNYRFSLDLVECRFYSFHLVHTPPVHPEFKRALKTLPPHFNTSTEPDYHRLISSYGTHFIRSMELGGRISALTALRTCELALEGLTTNEVEDCLAVEAEVSISDRASASPSFKACEEKKKNHKMGTSFHQTYRERHSNVDGGHHSTMHDLLFGNQAGPEQFSAWVASLQDSPGLVDYTLEPLHMLVESQDPRREALRRAVSKYVTDRARWRDCNRPCPPGQHKNPKNPCQCMCPGSAATTQDCCPRQRGLAHLEVMNFKASGLWGDWITATDAYLKVFFGGQEQRTATVWNNNNPRWMTRLDFGNVLLATGGPLRVQVWDADSGWDDDLLGTCDRTPKSGSHEVSCPMNHGLLKFSYQVKCLPHLTGERCLEYAPQGLLGDPPGNRSGPVW; encoded by the exons ATGGCTGCCCGAGTGCTCTTCCTCGGCATCCTCCTGCTTCTGCCCAtacctgcccctgccccctgctACACAGCCGCCCGCTCTGAGTGCCAGCGCTCCCTCAAGTTTGTGCCGGGCTCCTGGCTGGCAGGGGAGGGCATGGATGTGACCAGCCTCCAGCGCTCAGGCTCATTCCCAGTGGACACACAGCGTTTCCTGCGGCCCGACGGCACTTGCACCCTCTGCCGCAATGCCTTGCAGAAGGATGTCCTCCAACGCCTGCCCCTGGCAATCACTGACTGGCGTGCCCACGGAGCGGGCTGCAAGCGCAGGGTGGTCAAGTTAGAGGGCCGCTCCACAGAGGATGTGGCTGGGGAGGCGGCCAACAGGATCCAAAACAACTGGCAGGTGGGGCTGGACGTGTCTCCCCAGCCAAGTGCTAATGTGCGCGTGACAGTGGCGGGCTCCCACTCCCAGGATGCCAACTTCGCCGCCCAGAAGACTCACCAGGACAACTACCGCTTCAGCCTGGATTTAGTGGAGTGTCGCTTTTATAG TTTTCACCTGGTGCACACTCCCCCAGTACACCCCGAGTTCAAGAGGGCCCTCAAGACGCTGCCCCCCCACTTCAACACCTCCACCGAGCCCGACTACCACAGGCTCATCTCCAGCTACGGAACCCACTTCATCCGGTCCATGGAGCTGGGCGGCCGCATCTCGGCCCTCACTGCCCTGCGCACCTGCGAGCTGGCCCTGGAGGGGCTCACGACCAACGAGGTCGAGGACTGCCTGGCTGTCGAGGCTGAGGTCAGCATAAGCGACCGCGCCAGTGCCTCACCATCGTTTAAGGCATgtgaggagaagaagaagaaccACAAGATGGGGACCTCCTTCCACCAGACCTACCGGGAGCGCCATTCCAATGTCGATGGTGGCCACCACTCAACCATGCATGACCTGCTCTTCGGGAACCAGGCTGGGCCCGAGCAGTTCTCAGCCTGGGTGGCCTCACTGCAGGACAGTCCTGGCCTGGTGGACTACACGCTGGAGCCTCTGCACATGCTTGTGGAGAGCCAGGACCCGCGGCGGGAGGCCCTCAGGCGGGCCGTGAGCAAGTACGTGACTGACAGGGCACGCTGGAGGGACTGCAACCGCCCGTGCCCCCCGGGGCAACACAAGAACCCGAAGAACCCATGCCAATGCATGTGTCCTGGCTCAGCAGCCACCACCCAGGACTGCTGTCCccggcagaggggcctggcccaCCTGGAGGTCATGAACTTCAAGGCATCGGGTCTGTGGGGAGACTGGATCACAGCCACAGACGCCTATCTGAAGGTCTTCTTCGGCGGCCAGGAGCAAAGGACCGCCACAGTATGGAACAATAACAACCCCAGGTGGATGACACGGCTGGACTTCGGGAATGTGCTCCTGGCCACCGGGGGCCCCCTGAGGGTGCAGGTCTGGGACGCAGACTCTGGCTGGGACGATGACCTTCTTGGCACATGTGACCGCACCCCAAAGTCTGGCTCACATGAGGTATCGTGCCCCATGAACCACGGTCTCCTGAAATTCTCCTACCAGGTCAAATGCTTGCCTCACTTGACAGGGGAGAGGTGCCTGGAGTATGCCCCCCAAGGGCTTCTGGGGGACCCTCCAGGAAACCGGAGTGGGCCAGTGTGGTGA